The Pirellulales bacterium DNA segment GCCGTGATCGCGGGTTTCCGGGCCGCGCAAAGCGTCATTCGGAGCGTCGACAACCTGCACGTCGATAATCCGATCGCGTTCGCCCTCTTTTGCCGGATGTTCCTCAAAGCCGGCAAACCCGCGCACTTCGACATGACCGCGCAGCCGCGACGCCAGCCATAGCGCGAGCAAGCGGCGCCCCAGCGGCATGAAGAGCATCAAAGCCAACGCGTCGCTGAGCACGCCGGGCACGATCAGCAATATTGCGGCGGCGAACAGTGCGGCGGTCTTCCCGGCCGCGGCCAGAGGGGTTCGACCGGCGGCCAGC contains these protein-coding regions:
- a CDS encoding FxsA family protein; amino-acid sequence: MNPLLLLLVLPLADLLLLIWIGRHTSLGFALLLVAFGAMAGVLLLRRLSHLSVRAVQSELAAGRTPLAAAGKTAALFAAAILLIVPGVLSDALALMLFMPLGRRLLALWLASRLRGHVEVRGFAGFEEHPAKEGERDRIIDVQVVDAPNDALRGPETRDHGSPSGGN